The Petrotoga miotherma DSM 10691 genome has a segment encoding these proteins:
- the rpmB gene encoding 50S ribosomal protein L28, translating into MARKCEICGKSPATGNTVAKSKVTTRRVWKPNLQKIRVITDEGTVRRIYVCTKCLKSGKVQKA; encoded by the coding sequence ATGGCTAGAAAATGTGAAATTTGCGGAAAAAGTCCTGCGACTGGAAACACCGTTGCTAAATCAAAAGTAACAACAAGAAGGGTATGGAAGCCTAACCTTCAAAAGATAAGAGTAATTACCGACGAAGGTACAGTAAGAAGGATTTATGTTTGTACTAAATGTTTAAAATCTGGAAAAGTTCAA